Proteins from a single region of Gossypium arboreum isolate Shixiya-1 chromosome 1, ASM2569848v2, whole genome shotgun sequence:
- the LOC108483223 gene encoding trafficking protein particle complex II-specific subunit 130 homolog isoform X1: MANYLAQFQTIKSTCNHLIIAVEDVSDLWPTVKNSFEERLPFKRSCLNNKTRNPVFVENLPAEYILTTDARLRSRFPHEQYLFWFREPYATLVLVTCEDLDEFKTILKPRLKLIVQNDEREWFIVFVSRAHPNNDQATKMAKKVYAKLEVDFSSKKRERCCKFDIYAPEANFWEDLEARIMESVRNTLDRRIQFYEDEIRKLSEQRFMPIWNFCNFFILKESLAFMFEIAHLHEDALREYDELELCYLETVNMGGKRREFGGLDHGDDQAALLIPGNKSLTQIVQDDSFREFEFRQYLFACQSKLLFKLNRPFEVASRGYSFVISFSKVLALHESILPFCMREVWVITACLALVNATNSQYKEGTATPEIEREFYRLQGDLFSLCRVKFLRLAYLIGYGTEIERSPVNSASLSMLPWPKPAVWPLVPDEAASEVLLKEKMILQENPRVKHFGIQRKPLPLEPTALIREANRRRASLSAGNTSEMFDGKLGFADGLGSDASSKTSPSSKAQAISMSRTYSTPGNFEGSIDRPMRLAEIFVAAEHALKQTISNPDLLKTFSSIQDIEQKYMDLTKGAADNYHRSWWKRHGVVLDGEIAAVCFKRGNFDLAAKSYEKVCALYAGEGWQDLLAEVLPNLAECQKILNDQAGYLTSIVRLLSLDKGLFSVKERQAFQSEVVSLAHSEMKHPVPLDVSSLITFSGNPGPPLELCDGDPGTLSVTVWSGFPDEITLDSLTLTLMATYNADEGGKLRSSSATVLKPGRNKITFPLPPQKPGSYVLGVLTGHIGHLTFRSHSFSKAGPADSDDFMSYEKTTRPVLKVSKPRPLVDLSAAISSALLINEAQWIGIIAQPINYSLKGAVMHIDTGPGLKIEESHSIEMETYINAAQISTDMANSGDARKDGNKNFEQLRLLDGQIEFPDWASDVTSILWIPIRAIDDKLARGSSSGAPQKQSIVDGMRTVALKLEFGISNNQIYDQYCFLTIALHFTNPFHVSTRVADQCNDGTLLLQVTLHSQVKATLTVNDAWLDLQDGFVHAGQDDGRPVSGFFPLVISPTSRAGLLFRVCLGNGTALDENKAQPESILNISYRIAGDRTIGAHPPVAAKSNEIEGTSQDIIFRSAVILQRPVLDPCLAVGFLPLPSDGLRVGQLVTMKWRVERLKDIEESRVPQTNDDVLYEVNANSENWMIAGRKRGHVSLSTKQGSRIFISVLCMPLNAGYVHPPHLGLPDIDEANISCSPAGPHLVCVLPPALSSSFCIPA; the protein is encoded by the exons ATGGCGAACTATCTAGCTCAGTTTCAAACAATCAAGAGCACTTGTAACCATCTTATCATTGCTG TTGAAGATGTCAGTGACTTGTGGCCTACTGTCAAGAATAGTTTTGAAGAGCGGCTTCCATTCAAAAGGTCTTGCTTAAATAACAAGACCCGGAATCCTGTGTTTGTAGAGAATTTGCCAGCTGAATACATATTAACAACTGATGCAAGACTACGTAGCAGATTTCCTCATGAGCAATATTTATTTTGGTTCCGAGAGCCATATGCAACTTTGGTTCTTGTTACATGTGAG GATCTTGATGAGTTCAAGACCATTCTTAAGCCACGCCTGAAATTAATTGTCCAAAATGATGAGCGTGAATGGTTTATTGTATTTGTGTCTAGAGCCCATCCCAACAATGATCAGGCCACTAAAATGGCAAAGAAAGTATATGCCAAACTTGAAGTTGATTTCAGCTCCAAGAAGAGGGAAAG GTGCTGCAAATTTGACATTTATGCCCCTGAAGCGAATTTTTGGGAAGACTTAGAGGCCAGGATTATGGAGTCTGTCAGAAATACATTGGATAGGCGTATACAATTCTATGAGGATGAGATACGCAAGCTTAGCGAACAGCGTTTCATGCCAATTTGGAACTTCtgtaattttttcattttgaag GAAAGCTTGGCATTTATGTTTGAGATTGCTCATCTTCATGAGGATGCCTTGCGTGAATATGATGAACTAGAATTGTGCTATTTGGAAACAG TTAATATGGGCGGGAAACGTAGAGAATTCGGAGGACTAGACCATGGTGATGATCAGGCAGCACTGCTCATTCCTGGAAACAAATCTCTAACACAGATTGTCCAAGATGACTCTTTCAGGGAATTCGAATTTAGACAGTATCTCTTTGCTTGTCAATCAAAG CTTTTATTCAAGCTGAATCGTCCTTTTGAGGTTGCTTCAAGGGGTTATTCATTTGTAATTAGTTTCTCAAAAGTCCTGGCTTTACATGAG AGTATTTTACCTTTCTGTATGCGTGAAGTTTGGGTCATCACTGCATGCTTGGCTTTAGTCAATGCCACCAATTCTCAATATAAAGAAGGGACTGCAACCCCTGAAATAGAAAGGGAGTTCTATCGCCTTCAAGGTGATCTTTTCTCATTATGTAGGGTTAAG TTCTTGAGGCTTGCGTATCTAATTGGATATGGAACAGAGATAGAAAGGAGTCCTGTTAACAG TGCTTCTTTGAGCATGCTACCTTGGCCCAAGCCAGCAGTTTGGCCTTTGGTTCCTGATGAAGCTGCCTCTGAGGTGCTTCTGAAAGAAAAG ATGATTCTGCAAGAAAATCCTAGAGTCAAGCACTTTGGCATTCAGAGGAAACCCTTGCCACTTGAACCTACTGCCCTTATTCGGGAGGCAAATCGGCGAAGGGCTTCCCTTTCTGCTGGAAACACATCTGAGATGTTTGATGGCAAACTAGGCTTTGCTGATGG ATTAGGGTCAGATGCATCTTCAAAGACTTCCCCATCAAGTAAAGCACAAGCAATTTCGATGTCTCGTACTTACTCTACTCCTGGAAATTTTGAGGGCTCTATTGATCGACCCATGAGGCTTGCTGAAATTTTTGTTGCTGCTGAACATGCTCTGAAGCAAACAATTTCAAATCCTGATCTGCTAAAAACTTTTTCATCCATACAGGATATTGAG CAAAAATATATGGATCTCACTAAAGGTGCTGCTGATAATTACCATCGTTCTTGGTGGAAAAGGCATGGAGTTGTCCTTGATGGTGAAATTGCAGCCGTTTGCTTTAAGCGTGGGAACTTTGACCTAGCTGCAAAGTCATATGAGAAGGTTTGTGCTCTTTATGCTGGTGAAGGGTGGCAAGATTTATTGGCTGAAGTACTGCCAAATTTAGCTGAATGTCAAAAGATACTCAATGACCAAGCTGGCTACCTAACATCTATTGTACGATTGCTTTCACTAGATAAAGGTTTATTCTCAGTGAAGGAACGCCAAGCTTTTCAGTCAGAAGTTGTTAGCCTTGCACATAGTGAAATGAAGCACCCCGTTCCGCTTGATGTGTCATCGTTAATTACATTTTCTGGAAATCCTGGGCCTCCTTTGGAGTTATGTGATGGGGATCCTGGTACCTTATCTGTAACAGTTTGGAGTGGCTTTCCTGATGAAATAACCCTTGATTCTCTTACTCTCACTTTGATGGCTACGTATAATGCTGATGAAGGTGGTAAG TTAAGGAGCTCTAGTGCCACTGTACTAAAGCCTGGTAGGAATAAAATCACCTTTCCTTTACCACCTCAAAAACCTGGATCATATGTCCTCGGAGTTCTTACTGGACACATTGGACACTTGACTTTTAGATCTCACAGTTTCTCCAAGGCAGGTCCAGCAGATAGTGATGATTTCATGAGCTATGAGAAAACAACCCGGCCTGTCTTGAAG GTTTCCAAACCAAGACCTCTGGTTGATCTATCTGCTGCTATATCATCTGCCTTGCTGATTAATGAAGCTCAGTGGATTGGAATTATAGCGCAACCAATAAACTACTCCTTGAAAGGTGCTGTCATGCATATTGATACTGGTCCAGGTCTGAAGATTGAAGAGTCGCATTCCATCGAGATGGAGACCTACATAAATGCTGCTCAAATTTCCACTGATATGGCAAACTCTGGTGATGCTAGGAAAGATGGTAATAAAAACTTTGAGCAGCTAAGACTCCTCGATGGTCAAATAGAGTTTCCAGATTGGGCCAGTGATGTGACCTCAATTCTTTGGATTCCTATTCGTGCTATTGATGATAAGCTAGCAAGGGGGTCATCTTCAG GGGCCCCGCAGAAACAAAGTATCGTGGATGGAATGCGGACAGTAGCTTTGAAACTTGAGTTTGGAATATCAAACAACCAGATCTATGACCAGTATTGCTTCTT AACAATAGCTTTGCATTTCACCAACCCTTTCCATGTGAGCACACGTGTTGCAGATCAATGCAATGACGGTACTTTGCTTTTGCAG GTAACACTGCACTCCCAGGTGAAGGCCACATTGACTGTCAATGATGCTTGGCTTGATCTTCAAGACGGATTTGTTCACGCTGGACAAGATGATGGAAGACCAGTTTCCGGCTTTTTCCCACTCGTCATATCTCCAACTTCAAGAGCAGGACTCCTATTCCGTGTATGTTTGGGGAATGGAACAGCTCTAG ATGAAAATAAGGCTCAACCAGAGAGCATATTAAACATCAGCTATAGAATTGCTGGTGATAGGACCATTGGGGCACACCCACCCGTGGCTGCAAAATCAAATGAAATTGAGGGTACTAGTCAGGATATAATCTTCCGGAGTGCTGTAATTTTGCAACGGCCTGTTCTTGATCCATGCCTGGCTGTTGGGTTTCTACCTCTTCCTTCTGATGGTCTACGGGTCGGGCAACTTGTTACCATGAAATGGAGGGTTGAGAGGTTGAAAGACATCGAGGAGAGCAGGGTTCCTCAAACCAAT GATGATGTGCTATATGAAGTGAATGCGAATTCCGAAAATTGGATGATAGCCGGGAGGAAAAGAGGGCATGTTTCTCTCTCCACCAAGCAAG GTTCAAGGATATTTATTTCCGTACTATGCATGCCACTCAATGCCGGTTATGTCCACCCCCCTCATCTCGGGCTACCAGATATCGATGAGGCAAACATAAGCTGCAGTCCAGCCGGACCTCACCTCGTTTGTGTCTTGCCTCCTGCACTTAGTTCATCCTTCTGCATTCCAGCCTGA
- the LOC108483223 gene encoding trafficking protein particle complex II-specific subunit 130 homolog isoform X2, translating into MANYLAQFQTIKSTCNHLIIAVEDVSDLWPTVKNSFEERLPFKRSCLNNKTRNPVFVENLPAEYILTTDARLRSRFPHEQYLFWFREPYATLVLVTCEDLDEFKTILKPRLKLIVQNDEREWFIVFVSRAHPNNDQATKMAKKVYAKLEVDFSSKKRERCCKFDIYAPEANFWEDLEARIMESVRNTLDRRIQFYEDEIRKLSEQRFMPIWNFCNFFILKESLAFMFEIAHLHEDALREYDELELCYLETVNMGGKRREFGGLDHGDDQAALLIPGNKSLTQIVQDDSFREFEFRQYLFACQSKLLFKLNRPFEVASRGYSFVISFSKVLALHESILPFCMREVWVITACLALVNATNSQYKEGTATPEIEREFYRLQGDLFSLCRVKFLRLAYLIGYGTEIERSPVNSASLSMLPWPKPAVWPLVPDEAASEVLLKEKMILQENPRVKHFGIQRKPLPLEPTALIREANRRRASLSAGNTSEMFDGKLGFADGLGSDASSKTSPSSKAQAISMSRTYSTPGNFEGSIDRPMRLAEIFVAAEHALKQTISNPDLLKTFSSIQDIEQKYMDLTKGAADNYHRSWWKRHGVVLDGEIAAVCFKRGNFDLAAKSYEKVCALYAGEGWQDLLAEVLPNLAECQKILNDQAGYLTSIVRLLSLDKGLFSVKERQAFQSEVVSLAHSEMKHPVPLDVSSLITFSGNPGPPLELCDGDPGTLSVTVWSGFPDEITLDSLTLTLMATYNADEGGKLRSSSATVLKPGRNKITFPLPPQKPGSYVLGVLTGHIGHLTFRSHSFSKAGPADSDDFMSYEKTTRPVLKVSKPRPLVDLSAAISSALLINEAQWIGIIAQPINYSLKGAVMHIDTGPGLKIEESHSIEMETYINAAQISTDMANSGDARKDGNKNFEQLRLLDGQIEFPDWASDVTSILWIPIRAIDDKLARGSSSGAPQKQSIVDGMRTVALKLEFGISNNQIYDQTIALHFTNPFHVSTRVADQCNDGTLLLQVTLHSQVKATLTVNDAWLDLQDGFVHAGQDDGRPVSGFFPLVISPTSRAGLLFRVCLGNGTALDENKAQPESILNISYRIAGDRTIGAHPPVAAKSNEIEGTSQDIIFRSAVILQRPVLDPCLAVGFLPLPSDGLRVGQLVTMKWRVERLKDIEESRVPQTNDDVLYEVNANSENWMIAGRKRGHVSLSTKQGSRIFISVLCMPLNAGYVHPPHLGLPDIDEANISCSPAGPHLVCVLPPALSSSFCIPA; encoded by the exons ATGGCGAACTATCTAGCTCAGTTTCAAACAATCAAGAGCACTTGTAACCATCTTATCATTGCTG TTGAAGATGTCAGTGACTTGTGGCCTACTGTCAAGAATAGTTTTGAAGAGCGGCTTCCATTCAAAAGGTCTTGCTTAAATAACAAGACCCGGAATCCTGTGTTTGTAGAGAATTTGCCAGCTGAATACATATTAACAACTGATGCAAGACTACGTAGCAGATTTCCTCATGAGCAATATTTATTTTGGTTCCGAGAGCCATATGCAACTTTGGTTCTTGTTACATGTGAG GATCTTGATGAGTTCAAGACCATTCTTAAGCCACGCCTGAAATTAATTGTCCAAAATGATGAGCGTGAATGGTTTATTGTATTTGTGTCTAGAGCCCATCCCAACAATGATCAGGCCACTAAAATGGCAAAGAAAGTATATGCCAAACTTGAAGTTGATTTCAGCTCCAAGAAGAGGGAAAG GTGCTGCAAATTTGACATTTATGCCCCTGAAGCGAATTTTTGGGAAGACTTAGAGGCCAGGATTATGGAGTCTGTCAGAAATACATTGGATAGGCGTATACAATTCTATGAGGATGAGATACGCAAGCTTAGCGAACAGCGTTTCATGCCAATTTGGAACTTCtgtaattttttcattttgaag GAAAGCTTGGCATTTATGTTTGAGATTGCTCATCTTCATGAGGATGCCTTGCGTGAATATGATGAACTAGAATTGTGCTATTTGGAAACAG TTAATATGGGCGGGAAACGTAGAGAATTCGGAGGACTAGACCATGGTGATGATCAGGCAGCACTGCTCATTCCTGGAAACAAATCTCTAACACAGATTGTCCAAGATGACTCTTTCAGGGAATTCGAATTTAGACAGTATCTCTTTGCTTGTCAATCAAAG CTTTTATTCAAGCTGAATCGTCCTTTTGAGGTTGCTTCAAGGGGTTATTCATTTGTAATTAGTTTCTCAAAAGTCCTGGCTTTACATGAG AGTATTTTACCTTTCTGTATGCGTGAAGTTTGGGTCATCACTGCATGCTTGGCTTTAGTCAATGCCACCAATTCTCAATATAAAGAAGGGACTGCAACCCCTGAAATAGAAAGGGAGTTCTATCGCCTTCAAGGTGATCTTTTCTCATTATGTAGGGTTAAG TTCTTGAGGCTTGCGTATCTAATTGGATATGGAACAGAGATAGAAAGGAGTCCTGTTAACAG TGCTTCTTTGAGCATGCTACCTTGGCCCAAGCCAGCAGTTTGGCCTTTGGTTCCTGATGAAGCTGCCTCTGAGGTGCTTCTGAAAGAAAAG ATGATTCTGCAAGAAAATCCTAGAGTCAAGCACTTTGGCATTCAGAGGAAACCCTTGCCACTTGAACCTACTGCCCTTATTCGGGAGGCAAATCGGCGAAGGGCTTCCCTTTCTGCTGGAAACACATCTGAGATGTTTGATGGCAAACTAGGCTTTGCTGATGG ATTAGGGTCAGATGCATCTTCAAAGACTTCCCCATCAAGTAAAGCACAAGCAATTTCGATGTCTCGTACTTACTCTACTCCTGGAAATTTTGAGGGCTCTATTGATCGACCCATGAGGCTTGCTGAAATTTTTGTTGCTGCTGAACATGCTCTGAAGCAAACAATTTCAAATCCTGATCTGCTAAAAACTTTTTCATCCATACAGGATATTGAG CAAAAATATATGGATCTCACTAAAGGTGCTGCTGATAATTACCATCGTTCTTGGTGGAAAAGGCATGGAGTTGTCCTTGATGGTGAAATTGCAGCCGTTTGCTTTAAGCGTGGGAACTTTGACCTAGCTGCAAAGTCATATGAGAAGGTTTGTGCTCTTTATGCTGGTGAAGGGTGGCAAGATTTATTGGCTGAAGTACTGCCAAATTTAGCTGAATGTCAAAAGATACTCAATGACCAAGCTGGCTACCTAACATCTATTGTACGATTGCTTTCACTAGATAAAGGTTTATTCTCAGTGAAGGAACGCCAAGCTTTTCAGTCAGAAGTTGTTAGCCTTGCACATAGTGAAATGAAGCACCCCGTTCCGCTTGATGTGTCATCGTTAATTACATTTTCTGGAAATCCTGGGCCTCCTTTGGAGTTATGTGATGGGGATCCTGGTACCTTATCTGTAACAGTTTGGAGTGGCTTTCCTGATGAAATAACCCTTGATTCTCTTACTCTCACTTTGATGGCTACGTATAATGCTGATGAAGGTGGTAAG TTAAGGAGCTCTAGTGCCACTGTACTAAAGCCTGGTAGGAATAAAATCACCTTTCCTTTACCACCTCAAAAACCTGGATCATATGTCCTCGGAGTTCTTACTGGACACATTGGACACTTGACTTTTAGATCTCACAGTTTCTCCAAGGCAGGTCCAGCAGATAGTGATGATTTCATGAGCTATGAGAAAACAACCCGGCCTGTCTTGAAG GTTTCCAAACCAAGACCTCTGGTTGATCTATCTGCTGCTATATCATCTGCCTTGCTGATTAATGAAGCTCAGTGGATTGGAATTATAGCGCAACCAATAAACTACTCCTTGAAAGGTGCTGTCATGCATATTGATACTGGTCCAGGTCTGAAGATTGAAGAGTCGCATTCCATCGAGATGGAGACCTACATAAATGCTGCTCAAATTTCCACTGATATGGCAAACTCTGGTGATGCTAGGAAAGATGGTAATAAAAACTTTGAGCAGCTAAGACTCCTCGATGGTCAAATAGAGTTTCCAGATTGGGCCAGTGATGTGACCTCAATTCTTTGGATTCCTATTCGTGCTATTGATGATAAGCTAGCAAGGGGGTCATCTTCAG GGGCCCCGCAGAAACAAAGTATCGTGGATGGAATGCGGACAGTAGCTTTGAAACTTGAGTTTGGAATATCAAACAACCAGATCTATGACCA AACAATAGCTTTGCATTTCACCAACCCTTTCCATGTGAGCACACGTGTTGCAGATCAATGCAATGACGGTACTTTGCTTTTGCAG GTAACACTGCACTCCCAGGTGAAGGCCACATTGACTGTCAATGATGCTTGGCTTGATCTTCAAGACGGATTTGTTCACGCTGGACAAGATGATGGAAGACCAGTTTCCGGCTTTTTCCCACTCGTCATATCTCCAACTTCAAGAGCAGGACTCCTATTCCGTGTATGTTTGGGGAATGGAACAGCTCTAG ATGAAAATAAGGCTCAACCAGAGAGCATATTAAACATCAGCTATAGAATTGCTGGTGATAGGACCATTGGGGCACACCCACCCGTGGCTGCAAAATCAAATGAAATTGAGGGTACTAGTCAGGATATAATCTTCCGGAGTGCTGTAATTTTGCAACGGCCTGTTCTTGATCCATGCCTGGCTGTTGGGTTTCTACCTCTTCCTTCTGATGGTCTACGGGTCGGGCAACTTGTTACCATGAAATGGAGGGTTGAGAGGTTGAAAGACATCGAGGAGAGCAGGGTTCCTCAAACCAAT GATGATGTGCTATATGAAGTGAATGCGAATTCCGAAAATTGGATGATAGCCGGGAGGAAAAGAGGGCATGTTTCTCTCTCCACCAAGCAAG GTTCAAGGATATTTATTTCCGTACTATGCATGCCACTCAATGCCGGTTATGTCCACCCCCCTCATCTCGGGCTACCAGATATCGATGAGGCAAACATAAGCTGCAGTCCAGCCGGACCTCACCTCGTTTGTGTCTTGCCTCCTGCACTTAGTTCATCCTTCTGCATTCCAGCCTGA